The region GCGAAATGGAACTTAGGACGGCAAAGCTTGGACAAACTATGCTGTGGCGCACCGTAGCTGCTGCGTATTTTGAGTTATTCCTGAAGTTAACAGGTGACAGCAAAAATGCTGGTACTAAGGTGAGTTAATGGTGGGAAGCATTTCAGCATTACCATTTAACAGCGACCATATTTTCCGGCTAACAGATAGCACCGGAATGTTTCAGCACGCAAAATTCAGCGTTCCTGACCCTTCCAAGGGATATACCACCGACGATAACGCCAGGGCGCTGATTGTGGCCATATTGCTTTGGACGGTATATGACCAAAAAGAATACCTTGATCTCGCTTACAGGTACCTCTCTTTCGTTGTAAACGCTCAAACTGAAACCGGAAAATATCGAAACTTTATGTCGTACAATCGCCGTTTCCTGGAAGACGAAGGCTCGGAAGATTGTTTTGGACGTTGTCTTTGGGCGCTTGGTCACGTCATGGCAAACCCTAAGACTCCCGATGGCATGAAGGAAGCCTGCAAATATCTTCTTGCGCGAAGCCTGCCGAATGTGCCGGCTCTACAGTGGCTAAGAGCCAAGGCTTATGCCATTATAGGTCTGAAGCATGTTGCAACTACCCAGGCCTATGATTACATTCAGTATTTATCCGCGTCCCTGGCCGATAGCTATAAAAAGCATGCAATAAAAAAATGGTGCTGGTTTGAAGATGCTTTGACATACAGCAATGCTGTCCTGCCATGGGCAATGTTTATTGCCGGCAAGGTTTTGGAAATTAGCGAGTTGTTATCGATAGCCGAAGAAAGCTTGGCATTTTTGGAAAAGGTAACGTTTACCGACGGGTATTTCAAACCCATTGGGTGTCAAGGGTGGTATTCGAAAAGCGGTATTCCGGCGAAATACGACGAACAGCCGCTTGAAGCTTGCGAGACAGCTTTGGCTTACCTCGAAGGATACGCTTCCATCCGGAGAATCGATTATTTAGCGAAAGCAAAAACTTGCCGGGATTGGTATTTGGGAAAAAATTCCTTGCAAAAGAGTCTCATCGATCCACAGACCGGCGGCTGCTATGACGGTATCACGCCGACCGGCGTGAACTTGAACCAAGGAGCGGAAAGTATTATATCCTATAGCATGTGCCGATTGATTATTGACGGGTTGGCGTGTGAAGGGAAGTAAGTAATGGTTAGCTTTGGCAGGCACCATATTCCCAGAGGCAAGTTAAGCCTGTAAGGTAAATACACTAACACGGTGAGAATAATGATATCCAGCCCGGCCTCAAATAATTCAGCCGGTACCAGGGGAACCTTGCCCCAGGCTTGAAAGGCCGATGCGCCCGATGGCCTGACCCAAAATGAGCCGTGGCGCGGCAATGTCAGCAAAACGCCGGAATGATAGCCCCCTGCGCCTAAAATACCGCCAGGCCAATACCGCGTTGGCAGCGACCGCCCCCTGGATAGACTAAACCCATTAACCACCACAGCTTAACTACCGGGGCTGTCCCAAAAGCCCAAAATTAAGTTGACGGTGGTTTCTAATCCCAAAAAAGTAGTCCGTATCACATAAAAGTGGTACGGACTTGCTTATTTTTATATTAATTAGAGCAAAAGCGGCGAAGTAGATAACTTCATCTGAGCTTTGGGACAGTCCCTTCTCATTCGAATGGGTTCTTATAAACTTAACCTGCGGTACTTGTTTGGCTCCTACTGCCAAGCGGTTTTCCGCCCCCGCAAGTTGCCCATCAGCGCCCGGAATTTTTATCTGCGTTCAAGTTGGGATCATTCTCGGACAATAACCGGAGAAAATTCCATAACTGAAAGATAATACTCATTTTGTTCCTAAATCCCCATTTCATTTCTTGACATTCCCTGTTAAGTATTATATATTAATTATGAAATATAGTTCATAATTTGGAAGGATGCTTATGAGTCGACCATACAAAGAGCGTCGAGTCGAACACCTGCCGCCATTCACAAACTACAAACCCGCAGGAAGTTCCTCCCTCAACATTGAGGAGGTCACTTTACCCATTGAAGAAATGGAAACCATTCGTTTGGCGGATATCGAACGGGGAATAAAAATTTCTAGTCATGTATAAAACATATTTCATTAAACAGGAAATAAAGTTTATTCTTGCAGCTACGGCTACAATGCACAACCGATCTGGAAAAAAAAATTGCACTGTTTAGATTAGAATGACAACAGTAATAGATCATCAATAGATCATCGAAATGGAGGTATGTGAAGTGGGCACTGTTCTATCCATCCACATAAGTTCAATTAAAGGTGTTGAAAAAAATACCGTCGGCGAAGCAAAAGTGCTTGAGGGTTGGGGTTTAGAGAATGATGCGCATGGAGGAAACTGGGATAGGCAAGTGAGCATCTTTCCTGTAGAAGCGATGAACAAAGTACCAGCCGAAAAATATGATGAGGTAATAAACGGCGGATATACTGAAAATATCACCATTTCCGGCATTGCACTTGATCAGTTTTCCACCAACAGTTTAGTGCAAATCGGTAATGAAGTTTTAATACAAATTAAACATGTCGGTAAAGAAAAATACAAAGAAACCGGCCGGCCTTATATTGTCAGCAGGGAGGGACGGTTTGGCGTCATCTTAAAAGGTGGTAACATAAAAACAGGCGATGTGGTAAGTCTTGTTGAGTGCGGTTCTGCTGCCGTGACGATGAATAAAAATTTTTAGTCTAATTATGAGATATATTTCATATGTTATCGAAAAGGAGGTCTCCCATGTATTCCGAAAAGGTAATTGAACATTTCATGTCGTAACATACTTTTTTAGTTTCGTTATGAAATATAGTTCATATTTTACGAGAGGAGGTGATTCCTATGCCAAGAAGAGATGGAACAGGCCCTTGGGGCACTGGGCCGTTCGGCCGCGGGCGCGGCGGTTGCCAACAGATGGGGTTTGGCAATGGGTTTGGTGCGGGCTTTGGACGTGGTATACAAAGTGGCTTTGGCTTTGCTAGCAACGCCCCCGCTGTGCCCGAAACTCTGGAAGCCCAGGCAGAACGCTTGGAAGCACAAGCGGCTTACCTGCGTAATCTAGCCAAGCAGAACCGTAAAGCCGAATAACCATTCCAACCCGGCTCTTCGCTATCGACAGCTGCAAAGGATTCATTTCCCACTCCCCATCTGTCAACCTATACAGCGAAGAGCCCCTCTTCATTTACCCATGCAAAAGGAGGAACTCCTATGCTGATTAGTATTGCCAGCGGCAAAGGAGGCACAGGAAAAACCGCTCTGTCCCTGCTGCTTGCCGCCGCGCATTCAAATATTTCCCTAGTCGACTGCGACGTCGAAGAGCCAAACTGTCATTTGTTTTTACAGCCCGCCTGGCAAGACCCCGGTCGCGAAATTACCGTTACAATTCCGCACATTGACTCCGCTTTATGCAATGGATGCGGTGCTTGCTCCACTGTTTGTTTGTTTAATGCCATAGCCATTTCCGGTAAAACCGCTTTATTATTTGACGAATTATGTCACAGCTGCGGCGGCTGCCTGCTCGTCTGCCGGCAACAGGCTATAATTGAGGAATCAAAAACCATTGGCACCCTTGCAACAGGAACATCTACCACCCATCCCGGCATTCACTTGGTAAGCGGTACCTTAAAAGTTGGCACTCCCAGCGCCGTGGCGCTCATCAAAAGGATGAAGCAAGAAACCGCGAAGCTTACCGGAGACGTGTTGCTGGATTGTCCGCCCGGTACTTCCTGCTCGATGGTGACAGCCGTCCAAGACAGTGACTTTTGCATACTCGTAACCGAGCCGACTCCTTTCGGGCGGCATGACCTGGAACTGGCCATGAATATTACCTGTCTGCTTCAGATACCGACAGGCGTAGTGATTAATAAAAGTGATGCAGCCTCCTCCGGTGACGAAAGTATTGAAACCTTATGCGAGAGCCGTCAAATTCCGATATTGGCCAAAATCCCCCATAGCCTGTCCTTTGCCAAGCAATATGCTGCAGGCTGTATCCCGGATGAGTTCCAAGCCATCGCCGCTAATATCTGGCATAAACTTAAATCCGAAAGGAGCGCCGGAACATGAAGGAATTAGTCATTGTCAGCGGCAAAGGCGGTACAGGCAAAACCAGCATCAGTGCCGCGCTCGCCTTTTTAGCCCCGCAAAAAGTACTCGTAGATTGCGATGTAGATGCCGCCAACTTTCATTTGATTAGCGGCGCTGCCATTCGCGAAACTCATGCGTTTACAGCCGGGTTTGAACCACATGTTGATGAAGAAACATGCACGCACTGCGGCAAATGTACCGATTTGTGCCGGTTTGAGGCCATTACGGACGGTGTGATCACGACACCGCTTAATTGTGAAGGCTGTGGTGTATGTGCCTTTAACTGCCCGGCACATGCCATTAGTATGAAAGAAAAACAAGCGGGTCACTGGTTTGTATCCGATACCCGCTTCGGGCGCTTAATTCACGCAGAACTTGGCCTATCTGTGGAAAACTCCGGCAAACTGGTCAGCAAAGTGCGGCAAGAAGCAAAAAAAATTGCCACAGCCCATCGCCTGCCGCTTATTATCACCGATGGACCGCCTGGCATCGGTTGCCCGGCCATCGCTGCGTTATCAGGTGCCAGTTTAGCGCTGGCTGTCGTCGAACCATCCGCTTCCAGCATGCATGACGTAAAACGGTTGGTCGATTTAGTATCCCATTTTGGGTTACCGCTTTCCGTATGTATTAACAAGAGTACCCTACATCCGGAAAATACCCAAGAACTCATTGCTTGGTGCGATCATAACGCCATTCCCGTCGCGGGACAGTTGCCTTACAGTGATGCCTTTCGCAATGCCATCCAATCAGGTAAAACCGTGCTGGAAATGCCTGAAAATGCTGAAGTCAAAGACTCTCTGAAAAAACTTTGGCATAACTTAGCAACCCTCTTAGAAGTTCCGGCAACCGAAAGTAAGTTCGGCTATCTCCAAAGAAGGCTCAACCCCTTTCGTTAACCACTTTCCCTTTCATCGGCATGCATACCGAAACTATTCTTTTTTATCAGATAAGGAGATGGTAGCATCATGACAAGTTATACTCCACAAGGCGTCTGCTCTAAAGAAATTCAATTTGACATCGAAAATGATACCGTTAAAAATGTAAAATTCATCGGCGGCTGTCCCGGAAATCTCCAGGCGATCAGCATCTTGATTGAAGGAATGCCCATCGATGAAGTAATTCAAAAATTTAAAGGCAACCTTTGCCGCAATGGAACTTCCTGTACCGACCAACTGGCGAAGGCATTAGAGACATATAAAAAATGATATTAAATACTGTCGCCGAAACCGCGGATGAACCTGCTTTGTAAAGCGCGATATCCGCTGGCTATTGGCGCAACAAGCGCCTTGGATTAACAGACTAACCATTAAGAAAGCGAGGAAACATATGATGAAAATTGCCATTACGGCGCACGGTGAAGACCGCCATGCGGCAGTCGATTCCCGGTTTGGCCGGGCCGATTATTTCGTCCTCTATGATCAGGAGAAAGACACATGGGACGCTATGCCCAACACGCAAAATCTCGAAGCCGCCCATGGGGCCGGTATCCAGGCGGGACAATCCCTAGCCAAAACCGGTGCCAAGGTACTCATCACCGGTCACGTCGGTCCCAAAGCCTTTAAGGTTCTGCAGGCCGGACAAATCGCCATGTATTCTCTAGGCGAAATGAACGGCACTGTAGAAGAGGCTCTGTCAGCCTTTCTAGCCGGCAAGCTGGCGGCCATCGCCGTACCAAACGCGCTGGATGGAAAGAAATAATATTACTGTCACAAAAACTAAAGGAGATGGATTTCAGAATGTCCTGTAACACGACGGATCATGAGCTTGAAGCGCAAGACCGGAAAATCAACCGGTTTTTGCAAAATGTCGATCACAAAATGGTGGTCATGAGCGGCAAAGGCGGTGTCGGCAAAAGTACGGTTGCCACCAACCTGGCGGTGTTTTTGAGCAGCCAGGGCTATCAGGTCGGCCTGCTTGACGTGGATGTGCACGGCCCCAGCATTGCCGGATTGTTAGGCCTTACCGGCCTCAAACTAAACATTATCGGCGATCAGATTCAGCCTTATCACTACACCGACAACTTAAAAGTAGTATCCATTCAAGGTTTATTGGACCAGCCTGACACCCCTCTTATCTGGCGTGGCCCGGTAAAAATCGGCATTATTCGTCAATTCTTGGCAGATGTAAATTGGGGGCCGCTTGATTTTCTTATCATTGACAGCCCGCCCGGAACTGGCGATGAACCATTGACTGTGGCTCAGACAGTTAGCGGCTGCTAAGCTGTCATAGTAACAACTCCGCAAGAAATTGCCTTGGCGGATGTGCGTAAATCCATCCAATTTTGCCAGAAAGTCAATATGCCGGTTTTAGGTCTCATCGAGAACATGAGCGGCTTTGTCTGCCCTACCTGCGGCAGCCTGCATGCCATATTCAAAAGCGGTGGTGGCGAAAAAACCGCGTCTGACTGGAATATTCCCTTTCTGGGACGACTGCCCATTGACCCCGGGATCGTAACCGCCGGCGATGCCGGCCAGGCCATAGACAGTTTAACCAGCCATACCAAAGAGAAAATGCAGCATATTGTAGACCAAATGCTGCACCAACTTCCCAATAAACAGAAAGGTGTTGATTTAACCATGAAAATTGCCATTCCCTTAGCCGGAGGAAAACTTTGCACCCATTTTGGTCACTGTGAACAATTTGCCATCATAACGGTAGCCGACGGAAAAATTACCGAACACAAAACCCTGACCCCACCGCCCCATGCTCCCGGCGTCATCCCCAACTGGGTGGCCGACCAGGGTTGCACCGATATTTTAGTCGGCGGTATGGGCGAAGCAGCCCAAGCCATCTTCCGCCAGCGCGGCATAAAGGTTCTGTGCGGCGCACCCTCGGACACTCCGGAAAATCTTGTCACCCTCTACCTGCGCGGTGAGCTTATCGATTCCGGCAACACCTGCGACCACGACCACGACCACGGACATAACTGCCCAATCTATGTAAATTAGGAGCGTGAAAATAAAACATCGTAGGTGGGAAATCATATTTGGGTCAGGTGTCCATATGCAAGTAAGTGGACCGGGACTAGATGATTTTTCCTGACCGGTT is a window of Sporomusaceae bacterium ACPt DNA encoding:
- a CDS encoding Iron-sulfur cluster carrier protein is translated as MRKSIQFCQKVNMPVLGLIENMSGFVCPTCGSLHAIFKSGGGEKTASDWNIPFLGRLPIDPGIVTAGDAGQAIDSLTSHTKEKMQHIVDQMLHQLPNKQKGVDLTMKIAIPLAGGKLCTHFGHCEQFAIITVADGKITEHKTLTPPPHAPGVIPNWVADQGCTDILVGGMGEAAQAIFRQRGIKVLCGAPSDTPENLVTLYLRGELIDSGNTCDHDHDHGHNCPIYVN
- the salA gene encoding Iron-sulfur cluster carrier protein → MSCNTTDHELEAQDRKINRFLQNVDHKMVVMSGKGGVGKSTVATNLAVFLSSQGYQVGLLDVDVHGPSIAGLLGLTGLKLNIIGDQIQPYHYTDNLKVVSIQGLLDQPDTPLIWRGPVKIGIIRQFLADVNWGPLDFLIIDSPPGTGDEPLTVAQTVSGC
- a CDS encoding Iron-sulfur cluster carrier protein produces the protein MLISIASGKGGTGKTALSLLLAAAHSNISLVDCDVEEPNCHLFLQPAWQDPGREITVTIPHIDSALCNGCGACSTVCLFNAIAISGKTALLFDELCHSCGGCLLVCRQQAIIEESKTIGTLATGTSTTHPGIHLVSGTLKVGTPSAVALIKRMKQETAKLTGDVLLDCPPGTSCSMVTAVQDSDFCILVTEPTPFGRHDLELAMNITCLLQIPTGVVINKSDAASSGDESIETLCESRQIPILAKIPHSLSFAKQYAAGCIPDEFQAIAANIWHKLKSERSAGT
- the rsxB_6 gene encoding Ion-translocating oxidoreductase complex subunit B; translated protein: MKELVIVSGKGGTGKTSISAALAFLAPQKVLVDCDVDAANFHLISGAAIRETHAFTAGFEPHVDEETCTHCGKCTDLCRFEAITDGVITTPLNCEGCGVCAFNCPAHAISMKEKQAGHWFVSDTRFGRLIHAELGLSVENSGKLVSKVRQEAKKIATAHRLPLIITDGPPGIGCPAIAALSGASLALAVVEPSASSMHDVKRLVDLVSHFGLPLSVCINKSTLHPENTQELIAWCDHNAIPVAGQLPYSDAFRNAIQSGKTVLEMPENAEVKDSLKKLWHNLATLLEVPATESKFGYLQRRLNPFR